In Esox lucius isolate fEsoLuc1 chromosome 6, fEsoLuc1.pri, whole genome shotgun sequence, the following proteins share a genomic window:
- the LOC117594573 gene encoding putative pre-mRNA-splicing factor ATP-dependent RNA helicase DHX32, with protein MLLREMMSDPMLEHYGAIVIDQAHERTVSTDVLLGLLKNILVRRPHLRVVVLTVSSMTERLLAHFGSNVPVVSLEAARPAEVVFSPSKDYLYSALRLVLKIHQTREDGDVAVFLASAQEVVCAQAVLQREGTRLGADLGDLLPLRLYPGQVWGPPPLVEEFRGTGTARCRRVFLSTRQGEDLFWAVNSVRFVIDAGVEKRCVYIPRIRANSEVLGPISRSQAEIRRQLIGSTGKCFCLYPAETQLPTEISPQILESNLTSTVLFLKRMEIAGLGHCDFLTRPDPEGLMQALEELDYLAALDDDGNLSEIGIILSELPLEAQMAKALLASCEFDCVTEVVTIAAMLSAPSCFLEPPVGRAQEALQCHRKFQHPEGDHFTLINIYNAFKQRGPYSSVEKWCQDYYLNLRALQTADTIRSELTDILKRIELPVSEGSFGTKSNTLNIKRALLAGFFMQIARDVDGSGNYFMLTHKHIAQVQPSSSYGARTHQLGLPEWLLFHEYTLSENNCIRTVSKISPELFIQMAPQYFFYNLPPSESKDILQHILDGVLSGHAKDRQQQNPTIASEEVKDCSAVAQSNDRCVLQ; from the exons CAGAGCGACTGCTGGCACACTTCG GTAGTAACGTCCCTGTGGTCAGTCTGGAAGCCGCCCGTCCAGCCGAGGTGGTCTTCAGCCCCAGTAAGGACTATTTGTACTCTGCCCTCAGGCTGGTGCTGAAGATCCACCAGACCAGGGAGGACGGAGATGTGGCCGTGTTCTTGGCTTCAGCTCAA GAGGTGGTCTGTGCCCAGGCTGTGCTCCAGAGGGAGGGAACCAGGCTAGGAGCAGACCTCGGGGACCTGCTCCCTTTGAGGCTGTACCCTGGCCAGGTTTGGGGCCCCCCTCCCCTGGTGGAGGAGTTTAGGGGTACAGGCACAGCCAGGTGTCGGCGGGTCTTCCTCTCCACCCGTCAGGGCGAGGACCTGTTCTGGGCTGTGAACTCGGTCCGCTTTGTCATCGACGCGGGTGTGGAGAAACGATGT GTGTACATCCCCAGGATAAGAGCCAACTCTGAAGTCCTTGGACCCATCAGTAGATCCCAGGCAGAAATCAGAAGGCAGCTCATTGGATCAACAG GAAAGTGTTTCTGCCTGTACCCCGCGGAGACCCAGCTCCCCACAGAGATCTCTCCTCAGATCCTGGAGTCCAACCTCACGTCCACTGTGCTGTTTCTCAAGAGGATGGAGATAGCAGGGCTGGGACACTGTGACTTCCTCACTAGACCAG ATCCTGAGGGTCTCATGCAGGCATTGGAGGAGCTGGATTACCTTGCGGCATTAGACGACGACGGGAACCTATCAGAGATTGGGATCATCCTCTCTGAGCTCCCATTGGAAGCTCAGATGGCCAAGGCTCTGCTGGCGTCCTGTGAGTTTGACTGTGTCACCGAGGTGGTGACCATCGCCGCTATGCTGTCAG CACCGAGTTGCTTCCTGGAGCCACCTGTTGGCAGGGCCCAAGAAGCTTTGCAGTGTCACAGAAAGTTCCAGCACCCCGAAGGGGACCACTTTACACTCATCAACATCTACAATGCTTTCAAACAGAGAGGACCAT ACTCCAGCGTGGAGAAGTGGTGTCAGGACTACTACCTGAACCTCAGAGCCCTCCAGACGGCCGACACCATCAGGTCTGAGCTGACGGACATCCTGAAGAGGATCGAGCTGCCCGTCTCTGAGGGCTCCTTCGGGACCAAGAGCAACACGCTGAACATCAAACGGGCTCTGCTGGCCGGGTTCTTCATGCAG ATTGCCCGTGATGTTGATGGATCAGGAAACTACTTCATGttgacacacaagcacatagCCCAGGTCCAACCGTCCTCCAGCTATGGGGCCAGGACACACCAGCTGGGCCTGCCTGAATGGCTGCTGTTCCATGAATACACTCTCTCCGAAAACAACTGCATCCGAACGGTCTCCAAAATCTCCCCCGAATT GTTCATTCAGATGGCTCCACAGTATTTCTTCTACAACCTGCCTCCTAGTGAGAGTAAAGACATACTACAGCACATCCTGGATGGGGTTTTATCTGGACATGCCAAAGACAGGCAACAACAGAATCCGACAATTGCCAGTGAAGAGGTCAAAGACTGCAGCGCAGTGGCACAGTCCAATGACAGATGTGTGCTACAGTGA